From the genome of Nitratireductor thuwali, one region includes:
- the hpaE gene encoding 5-carboxymethyl-2-hydroxymuconate semialdehyde dehydrogenase produces MTTLDENLEKAKAYLARFHREGVKNRIGGEWLAADDGTSFETISPIDLRPLANVAHGKTSDVDKAAKTAKAAFAEWKEMPGAERRKLLHRIADAIAARAEEIAFVECMDTGQALKFMSKAALRGAENFRFFADKAPEARDGRSLYGPRQVNVTSRVPIGPVGVITPWNTPFMLSTWKIAPALAAGCTIVHKPAEFSPLTASLLIEVAEEAGLPKGVWNLVNGFGEDAGKALTEHPDIKAIGFVGESRTGSMIMKQGADTLKRVHFELGGKNPVVVFADADLERAADAAVFMIYSLNGERCTSSSRLLVEASIYDSFTNKLAERATRIKIGHPLDPETIIGPLIHPSHEKKVLSYFDLAKEEGATIAVGGRKADREGCYVEPTLFTNAKNTMRIAQEEIFGPVLTAVPFSDEKEALALANDVSYGLAGYLWTSDVTRAFRFSEALEAGMIWVNSENVRHLPTPFGGVKSSGIGRDGGDWSFDFYMETKNVAFATEAHKVTRLG; encoded by the coding sequence GTGACCACACTCGACGAAAACCTCGAAAAGGCGAAGGCATATCTCGCGCGCTTCCATAGGGAAGGGGTGAAGAACCGCATTGGCGGCGAGTGGCTTGCTGCTGATGACGGCACTTCGTTCGAGACAATTTCTCCGATCGACCTAAGGCCGCTCGCCAATGTCGCGCACGGCAAGACATCGGACGTCGACAAGGCGGCCAAAACGGCGAAGGCAGCCTTTGCGGAGTGGAAGGAAATGCCGGGCGCGGAGCGCCGCAAGCTGCTCCACAGAATCGCCGATGCAATCGCCGCGCGCGCGGAAGAGATCGCCTTCGTGGAATGTATGGACACGGGGCAGGCGCTTAAGTTCATGTCGAAGGCGGCACTGCGTGGGGCTGAGAACTTTCGCTTCTTCGCGGACAAGGCGCCGGAAGCACGCGACGGGCGCTCGCTGTACGGTCCGCGTCAGGTCAATGTGACGAGCCGAGTCCCCATCGGGCCCGTCGGCGTCATCACACCGTGGAACACTCCTTTCATGCTGTCGACCTGGAAGATCGCACCGGCACTCGCGGCTGGCTGCACGATCGTCCACAAGCCAGCCGAATTCTCGCCTTTGACGGCAAGCCTGCTCATCGAAGTCGCCGAGGAAGCGGGCCTCCCGAAGGGAGTCTGGAATCTGGTCAACGGCTTCGGCGAGGATGCTGGTAAGGCGTTGACGGAACACCCCGACATCAAAGCGATCGGCTTTGTCGGAGAAAGCCGCACCGGTTCGATGATCATGAAGCAAGGCGCCGACACACTGAAGCGCGTCCATTTTGAACTCGGGGGCAAGAATCCGGTCGTCGTGTTCGCCGACGCCGATCTCGAAAGGGCTGCAGATGCGGCCGTCTTCATGATCTATTCTCTCAATGGCGAGCGCTGCACCTCGTCGTCGCGTCTTCTAGTCGAAGCCTCAATCTATGACTCTTTCACAAATAAATTGGCCGAACGCGCAACGCGCATCAAAATAGGCCATCCGCTCGATCCCGAGACGATCATTGGACCTTTGATCCATCCTAGCCATGAAAAGAAGGTGCTGTCCTATTTCGACCTAGCGAAGGAGGAGGGGGCGACGATCGCGGTCGGCGGCAGGAAAGCCGATCGCGAAGGCTGCTATGTCGAGCCCACGCTCTTCACCAATGCGAAGAACACGATGCGGATCGCCCAGGAGGAAATCTTCGGGCCGGTGCTCACGGCGGTTCCCTTCTCCGACGAGAAGGAGGCGCTGGCTTTAGCTAATGACGTCAGCTACGGCCTGGCCGGCTATCTGTGGACTTCGGACGTCACCCGCGCCTTTCGATTCTCTGAGGCCCTGGAGGCGGGCATGATCTGGGTGAACTCGGAAAACGTGCGCCACCTACCAACTCCTTTCGGCGGCGTGAAGAGCTCCGGCATCGGGCGCGACGGCGGGGACTGGTCGTTCGACTTTTACATGGAAACCAAGAATGTGGCCTTCGCGACCGAGGCGCACAAGGTCACCAGGCTCGGCTGA
- a CDS encoding type II toxin-antitoxin system VapC family toxin, with protein sequence MVIDTSAIVAILRNGPEAARLESVLVADPVCLVPATCVLEARVVLVSRRGEHALAEIDLWLSKIEADVVPVDSDLVDLATQAWLIYGKGRHPAALNFADCLSYALAKRADEPLLFIVKDFVQTDIEAA encoded by the coding sequence ATGGTGATAGACACCTCCGCCATCGTCGCGATCCTGCGCAACGGGCCCGAGGCAGCGCGGCTTGAAAGTGTGCTTGTCGCCGATCCCGTCTGTCTGGTCCCCGCGACCTGCGTGCTCGAGGCGCGCGTGGTGCTGGTCAGCCGGCGCGGTGAGCACGCATTGGCCGAGATCGATTTGTGGCTCAGCAAGATCGAGGCCGATGTCGTTCCTGTCGATTCCGACCTGGTGGATCTGGCGACACAGGCCTGGCTGATCTACGGCAAGGGCCGCCATCCGGCGGCCCTGAATTTTGCCGATTGCTTGTCCTACGCCTTGGCGAAGCGCGCGGACGAGCCGCTGCTGTTCATCGTCAAGGATTTTGTCCAAACAGACATCGAGGCGGCATGA
- a CDS encoding fumarylacetoacetate hydrolase family protein — MNNLPRLASFHAEGMSRYGLARDNGVIDLSIRCPEWPSLREVIAAGALSKIASEAAGLPIDFSLDEITYEIPIPAPEKVICVGVNFPDRNAEYKDGQEAPANPSLFARFPRSFVGHDAPIIRPPESPQLDYEGEIVIVIGKAGRRIPQADALSHIAALSLCNEGTIRDWVRHAKFNVTQGKNFDATGSIGPWLVPFEDEAQLADIRLTTRVNGETRQEDRTSRMIFSFARIINYISTFTTLAPGDVVEVEAEGIGTLRNTVADEKMRHDT; from the coding sequence ATGAACAACCTTCCCCGTCTCGCCTCCTTCCACGCCGAAGGAATGTCCCGCTACGGCCTTGCGCGCGACAACGGCGTTATCGACCTGTCGATCCGCTGTCCCGAATGGCCGTCGCTGCGCGAGGTCATAGCGGCCGGGGCGCTGTCGAAGATTGCCTCTGAGGCCGCCGGTTTGCCGATCGATTTTAGCCTCGACGAAATCACCTATGAGATCCCGATTCCGGCACCCGAAAAGGTGATCTGTGTCGGTGTCAACTTCCCCGACCGAAACGCCGAATACAAGGACGGGCAGGAAGCACCGGCGAACCCGTCGCTGTTCGCTCGGTTCCCGCGCTCCTTCGTCGGCCATGATGCGCCGATCATACGTCCCCCGGAATCGCCGCAGCTCGACTACGAGGGCGAGATCGTCATCGTCATCGGCAAGGCCGGACGCCGCATTCCGCAGGCCGATGCGCTGTCGCATATCGCGGCGCTGTCGCTTTGCAACGAGGGCACCATCCGCGATTGGGTGCGGCATGCAAAGTTCAACGTCACGCAGGGCAAGAATTTCGACGCTACCGGCTCGATCGGGCCCTGGCTGGTTCCATTCGAGGACGAGGCGCAGCTTGCCGACATCCGCCTGACCACGCGAGTCAACGGCGAAACGCGGCAGGAAGACCGCACAAGCCGCATGATCTTCTCCTTCGCGCGGATCATCAATTACATCTCCACTTTCACCACGTTGGCGCCCGGCGACGTGGTCGAAGTCGAAGCGGAAGGCATCGGTACGCTGCGTAATACGGTCGCTGACGAGAAAATGCGCCATGACACGTGA
- the hpaH gene encoding 2-oxo-hept-4-ene-1,7-dioate hydratase, with the protein MTREEIDQAAAALDEAEHTRRQIGLLSIAHPGMTMDDAYAVQAAWVEKKKRNGRRVIGRKIGLTSKAMQQALNIDIPDSGILFDDMLFENGRTVPEGRFIQPRIEAEIAFVMSGDLKGPDVTVADVLTATDHVAPSLEILDTRILRVDPETKKTRNVCDTIADNAANAGVVLGRHKLLPTEIDMRWMGAIVFRNGEVEETGLGAGVLNNPAGGIAWLANRLAQYDDWVRAGEIVLSGSFVRPVGARPGDKIIADFGPYGLVDCRFE; encoded by the coding sequence ATGACACGTGAGGAAATTGATCAGGCGGCGGCAGCGCTCGATGAAGCCGAACACACGCGACGGCAGATCGGCCTGCTGTCGATCGCCCATCCAGGCATGACGATGGACGACGCCTATGCCGTGCAGGCGGCGTGGGTGGAAAAGAAGAAGCGAAACGGACGCCGCGTCATCGGCCGCAAGATCGGGCTCACCTCCAAGGCGATGCAGCAGGCGCTCAACATTGACATTCCCGATTCCGGCATCCTGTTCGACGACATGCTGTTCGAGAACGGCAGAACCGTGCCGGAAGGCCGCTTCATCCAGCCTCGCATCGAGGCGGAGATCGCCTTCGTGATGAGCGGCGACCTGAAAGGACCGGACGTCACGGTCGCCGACGTGCTGACGGCGACGGATCACGTGGCTCCGTCTCTCGAAATCCTCGACACCCGTATTCTGCGCGTCGATCCTGAAACGAAGAAGACGCGCAACGTCTGCGACACCATCGCTGACAACGCGGCCAATGCCGGCGTAGTGCTCGGCAGACACAAGCTGCTGCCCACCGAAATCGACATGCGCTGGATGGGCGCAATCGTGTTCCGCAACGGCGAAGTCGAGGAAACTGGCCTCGGCGCCGGCGTGCTCAACAATCCCGCGGGCGGCATCGCCTGGCTCGCCAATCGGCTGGCGCAGTATGACGACTGGGTCAGGGCCGGCGAGATCGTGCTGTCCGGCTCCTTCGTGCGGCCCGTCGGGGCGCGGCCGGGCGACAAGATCATCGCCGATTTCGGCCCTTACGGCCTGGTCGACTGCCGCTTCGAATAG
- the hpaD gene encoding 3,4-dihydroxyphenylacetate 2,3-dioxygenase, translating to MPLPSPNLYPDFNIVRLSHVESVVTDLTRSKAFYAEALGLQVTYEDGNRICLRALEERNHHCVILKKGEEPVARDLGFKVYSDSDIDKAETFFKAKGLPVAWVERPHQGQTLKTQDPFGVPLEFYHQMETLRPIHQQYRLYKGVRPLRIDHFNCFSTDVDSSVAFYNELGFRVTEYTEDEETNKLWAAWVYRKGGVHDMAFTNGRGPRLHHVTFWVPTPLAIIDLLDLMSISGYLANIERGPGRHGISNAFFLYIRDPDGHRIEIYCSDYLTVDSDLEPIKWDLKDPQRQTLWGAPAPKSWFEEGTLFEGAAVEEPKLKAQPIVAP from the coding sequence ATGCCGTTACCATCACCCAATCTCTACCCAGACTTCAACATCGTTCGCCTCTCCCACGTGGAATCCGTAGTCACGGATCTCACTCGCTCCAAAGCGTTCTATGCGGAGGCGCTCGGTCTGCAGGTCACATATGAGGATGGCAACAGAATCTGCTTGCGCGCGCTTGAGGAGCGCAATCACCACTGCGTCATCCTGAAGAAGGGCGAGGAGCCGGTCGCGCGGGACCTCGGCTTCAAGGTCTATTCGGATTCCGACATCGACAAAGCCGAGACCTTCTTCAAGGCAAAGGGGCTGCCTGTCGCCTGGGTGGAGCGTCCGCATCAAGGCCAGACGCTGAAGACGCAGGATCCGTTCGGCGTGCCACTCGAATTCTACCACCAGATGGAGACGCTGCGGCCGATCCACCAGCAATACAGGCTCTACAAAGGCGTTCGGCCGCTCCGCATCGACCATTTCAACTGCTTCTCGACGGATGTCGACAGCTCGGTCGCCTTTTACAACGAACTCGGCTTCCGCGTGACGGAATACACCGAGGACGAGGAGACGAACAAACTATGGGCGGCATGGGTGTACCGCAAAGGCGGCGTTCACGACATGGCCTTCACGAATGGCCGCGGCCCCAGGCTCCACCACGTCACATTCTGGGTGCCGACGCCGCTCGCTATCATCGACCTGCTCGACCTGATGTCGATATCCGGTTACCTAGCTAACATCGAGCGTGGCCCCGGACGCCACGGCATCTCGAACGCGTTCTTTCTCTATATCCGCGACCCCGACGGTCATCGCATCGAGATTTATTGCTCGGACTACCTGACAGTCGATTCGGATCTCGAGCCGATCAAATGGGACCTCAAGGACCCGCAGCGGCAGACGCTATGGGGCGCGCCCGCGCCCAAGAGTTGGTTCGAGGAAGGCACGCTGTTCGAAGGCGCGGCGGTCGAAGAGCCGAAGTTGAAAGCTCAGCCGATCGTCGCGCCATGA
- a CDS encoding site-specific integrase has protein sequence MADGGQGSSAAGEDDDLPDIVMEMGRAPDEPDKAPSPPLPATANEIERLPGHLEGLADKARDYVEAASSANTRRAYASDWRHFASWCRRQGFSTLPPDPQVVGLYITALASSNAAGTATGEKKSVSTIERRLSALSWNFAQRGQSLDRKDRHIATVMAGIRNRHASPPRQKEAILPEDLIAMLETLDRGSLRGLRDRAMLLIGFAGGLRRSEIVGLDCGRDHTEDGRGWIEILDRGMLVTLRGKTGWREVEIGRGSSDTTCPVVAIETWLRIGRIAHGPLFRRVTGQGKMPGSERLNDQEVARLVKRAALAAGVRGDLSEGERGQKFAGHSLRAGLASSAEIDERYVQKQLGHASAEMTRKYQRRRDRFRVNLTKASGL, from the coding sequence ATGGCTGACGGCGGTCAGGGATCATCGGCTGCTGGCGAAGACGACGATCTTCCCGACATCGTCATGGAGATGGGCCGCGCTCCGGACGAGCCCGACAAGGCCCCCTCCCCTCCCCTGCCGGCCACGGCTAACGAGATCGAACGGCTCCCCGGCCACCTGGAAGGTCTCGCCGACAAAGCACGCGATTATGTCGAAGCGGCGAGCTCGGCCAACACGCGCCGCGCCTACGCCTCCGACTGGCGGCATTTTGCCTCCTGGTGCCGGCGCCAGGGTTTTTCGACGTTGCCGCCCGATCCGCAGGTGGTCGGCCTCTACATCACCGCGCTCGCATCCAGCAATGCCGCAGGCACGGCAACGGGAGAGAAGAAGTCGGTGTCGACGATCGAGCGCCGGCTTTCGGCGCTGTCCTGGAATTTTGCCCAGCGCGGCCAATCGCTCGACCGCAAGGACCGCCATATCGCCACCGTCATGGCCGGCATCCGCAACAGGCACGCCTCTCCTCCCCGGCAGAAGGAAGCGATCCTGCCCGAGGACCTGATCGCAATGCTGGAAACTTTGGATCGGGGCAGCCTGCGCGGCCTTCGCGATCGCGCCATGCTGCTGATCGGTTTTGCCGGCGGCCTGCGCCGCTCCGAAATCGTTGGACTGGATTGCGGCCGCGACCATACGGAAGACGGCCGCGGCTGGATCGAAATCCTGGACAGGGGCATGCTGGTGACGTTGCGCGGCAAGACCGGCTGGCGCGAGGTCGAGATCGGCCGCGGCTCGTCCGACACGACCTGCCCGGTCGTCGCGATCGAGACCTGGCTCAGGATCGGCCGCATCGCCCATGGGCCGCTGTTCCGGCGCGTCACCGGCCAGGGCAAGATGCCGGGCAGCGAACGCCTCAACGATCAGGAAGTCGCCCGGCTCGTCAAGCGCGCCGCCCTTGCCGCCGGCGTGCGCGGCGATCTTTCGGAAGGCGAACGCGGACAAAAATTTGCCGGCCATTCGCTGCGCGCCGGCCTCGCCTCCTCGGCCGAAATCGACGAGCGCTACGTGCAAAAGCAGCTCGGCCACGCCTCGGCGGAAATGACCCGCAAATACCAGCGCCGCCGCGACCGGTTCCGGGTCAATCTCACCAAGGCGTCCGGGCTGTAG
- a CDS encoding DUF1403 family protein, which yields MILPSRDSLSGQGAALRATAAVSLTPVPDWLRRTVADTQSLAGKDIEDIALAAGAVVGALDALVRRQERWAGAWRQRQALSAAAATTRQMGRAEDEAALRDAVLLTRPGDDVGPAGRLLLAWRRLATRSTKDLLMEKNLAAVLEEFDHAPDDEVVSDRVEDLRRLRAGAGTVGMLTGAFIAAERHGFGRALGAWLADALLAQRLGWAHAVPLLGAEVALAMPPGRPRRVASVIAATGVETEAERAKGLLAAQARAALRAVDLFVDLERRADRLLGVAPKLRAKAADAVVDKLLSDDAIVASEKIAGMSDRGLRRLFDRLVELGALRELSGRPTFRIYGL from the coding sequence ATGATTCTTCCTTCCCGAGATTCTTTGAGCGGCCAGGGTGCCGCCCTCCGCGCCACCGCGGCCGTCTCGCTGACACCGGTGCCGGACTGGCTGCGCCGCACCGTTGCCGATACGCAAAGTCTTGCCGGCAAGGACATCGAGGACATCGCGCTTGCCGCTGGTGCCGTCGTCGGCGCCCTCGATGCGCTGGTGCGTCGCCAGGAGCGGTGGGCCGGTGCCTGGCGGCAGCGCCAAGCGCTTTCCGCCGCCGCGGCGACGACTAGGCAGATGGGGCGTGCCGAGGATGAGGCGGCCCTTCGTGACGCCGTCCTGCTGACAAGGCCTGGCGACGATGTTGGGCCGGCCGGTCGTTTGCTTCTCGCTTGGCGCCGGCTGGCCACGCGGTCCACGAAGGATCTGCTGATGGAGAAAAACCTCGCGGCGGTGTTGGAAGAGTTCGACCACGCCCCGGATGATGAGGTGGTCAGCGACCGGGTGGAGGATCTCCGGCGACTCCGTGCCGGCGCCGGAACGGTCGGCATGCTGACCGGCGCGTTCATCGCTGCCGAGCGACATGGTTTTGGGCGCGCCCTTGGAGCCTGGCTCGCCGACGCCCTGCTGGCGCAACGGCTGGGATGGGCACATGCGGTGCCGTTGCTGGGCGCCGAGGTAGCCTTGGCCATGCCCCCCGGTCGCCCGCGCCGTGTTGCGAGTGTCATTGCGGCAACAGGCGTCGAGACGGAAGCCGAGCGCGCGAAGGGTTTGCTTGCTGCGCAGGCGCGCGCGGCGCTGCGCGCGGTCGATCTGTTTGTTGACCTTGAGCGTCGCGCCGACCGGCTGCTCGGCGTCGCCCCAAAACTTCGGGCCAAGGCGGCGGACGCTGTCGTTGACAAGCTGCTGTCCGACGATGCGATTGTCGCATCGGAAAAGATCGCCGGCATGAGTGACCGCGGGCTGCGCCGGCTGTTTGACCGGCTGGTCGAACTCGGCGCGTTGCGTGAACTGTCGGGCCGCCCCACCTTCCGCATCTACGGGCTTTAG
- a CDS encoding type II toxin-antitoxin system VapB family antitoxin, with protein sequence MLGRNRENGRYSSLSCPSTSRIRPAVALASELARRQGIRKTAAIHQTMSEHLHRMGFGDTAQERLRADLRAIRERVARLPELDRRSDEEIVGYDEHGIPS encoded by the coding sequence ATGCTGGGTAGAAACCGCGAGAATGGTAGATACTCGAGCCTCTCGTGTCCCTCAACATCAAGAATCCGGCCAGCCGTCGCGCTGGCCAGCGAACTCGCACGCCGCCAGGGCATCCGCAAGACGGCGGCCATTCATCAGACGATGAGCGAGCACCTGCATCGAATGGGCTTCGGCGACACGGCCCAGGAGCGCTTGCGCGCGGACTTGCGCGCCATCCGGGAAAGGGTAGCGCGACTGCCGGAACTGGATCGTCGCAGCGACGAGGAGATTGTTGGCTACGACGAACACGGCATTCCCAGCTGA
- a CDS encoding RES family NAD+ phosphorylase, protein MARRARDLELLDLLDTHQGVSFEGDVWRIVREEREPLLGYPAGARWDPGSFDVLYTSLEREGSLEEIHFHLSRQPVFPSKIRSVLHQISVRTQRTLRIANLAQLKTLGVTPETYASLSYERTQEIGDAAAFLGFDGILAPSARWPCENLILFTERFAPADLSVVSSEPVDWDDWKRRRETIRRRREQTS, encoded by the coding sequence GTGGCGCGGAGGGCACGAGATCTAGAACTGCTCGATCTTCTCGACACCCATCAGGGGGTGTCGTTCGAAGGAGATGTCTGGCGTATTGTCCGGGAGGAGCGCGAGCCGCTGTTAGGCTACCCGGCTGGAGCGCGTTGGGATCCAGGCTCATTCGACGTGCTCTACACCTCGCTGGAACGCGAAGGCTCGCTCGAGGAGATCCATTTTCATCTGAGCCGTCAACCTGTCTTCCCGTCCAAGATTCGATCGGTTCTTCACCAAATCTCGGTTCGCACCCAGCGAACCCTGCGAATAGCCAACCTAGCCCAGCTCAAGACGCTTGGCGTCACACCGGAGACATACGCATCTCTGTCATATGAGCGTACGCAAGAAATCGGGGATGCAGCCGCTTTCCTCGGGTTCGATGGCATTTTGGCGCCGAGCGCGCGCTGGCCGTGCGAGAATCTCATTCTTTTTACCGAACGCTTCGCTCCGGCCGATCTCAGCGTCGTCAGCTCGGAACCGGTCGATTGGGACGACTGGAAAAGGAGAAGAGAAACCATACGACGGCGACGGGAGCAAACTTCCTAA
- the hpaR gene encoding homoprotocatechuate degradation operon regulator HpaR, with amino-acid sequence MTLINAKDLNSRAEMMPRLTRRSLTIALLRSREKLMSRMRPLLAGHNITEQQWRVLRAINEEQEVDATDVAQRSCIMAPSLTRILRHLEERGLIARRRDVNDGRRTMLSMTDKGVRLIAEVAPESRRIYGDVRARFGEERFELLLDLLEKFNNLPEETGRNLPPPAGRESPPD; translated from the coding sequence ATGACTTTGATAAACGCTAAAGACCTGAATTCACGTGCAGAAATGATGCCGCGCCTCACCCGGCGCTCGCTAACGATCGCGTTACTGCGAAGCCGCGAGAAGTTGATGTCCCGCATGAGGCCGCTGCTCGCCGGCCATAACATCACCGAGCAACAGTGGCGCGTTTTGCGCGCCATCAATGAAGAGCAGGAGGTGGATGCGACCGATGTGGCGCAACGCAGCTGCATCATGGCACCCAGCCTCACCAGGATTCTACGCCATCTCGAAGAGCGCGGACTCATCGCCAGGCGCCGGGACGTCAATGACGGGCGCAGAACGATGCTTTCCATGACAGACAAAGGCGTTCGACTGATCGCTGAAGTTGCGCCGGAAAGCCGACGCATCTATGGCGATGTCCGCGCCCGGTTCGGCGAAGAGCGGTTCGAGTTGCTCCTTGATTTGCTGGAGAAATTTAATAATCTCCCGGAGGAGACCGGACGGAATCTGCCTCCGCCGGCCGGTCGAGAATCACCCCCGGATTAA
- a CDS encoding recombinase family protein — MAKTPPNRSSRRPQGRLIGYARVSTDEQATEAQEMELRSAGCDTIIQEYGSGASRTRPALARLVREIGAGDTLVVVRLDRLARSVSHLLNVIEELTSKGAYFRSLSDPIDTTTPQGMFSLQVLGAVAQLERALNSERTRAGVKAAKAKGRLPGNPGVRERRPEMLAKMTAAQKAAYGARIQSTANQWLPIIRRLRPDHTWDDISRVLKQRGFDWTPERLRRAVKWMVNEGMADKSLLRKSPPRPPEDRLMTLVAGIHSSNPELTLREIANQLERLHERTPQGGTRWAPSSVKNLLDRAKRSGLLEAA; from the coding sequence ATGGCCAAAACACCGCCCAATCGCTCCTCTCGTCGACCACAGGGCCGGCTTATCGGCTATGCGCGCGTCTCCACGGACGAGCAGGCGACGGAAGCGCAGGAGATGGAACTGCGGTCGGCCGGATGCGACACAATCATCCAGGAGTATGGTTCCGGCGCCTCGCGAACCCGCCCTGCCCTCGCCCGGCTTGTGCGCGAGATCGGCGCCGGCGACACCCTCGTTGTGGTTCGCCTCGACCGCCTGGCGCGCTCGGTGAGCCACCTGCTCAATGTCATCGAGGAGCTGACGTCTAAAGGCGCCTATTTCCGCTCGCTGAGCGATCCCATCGATACCACGACGCCGCAGGGCATGTTTTCGCTGCAGGTCCTTGGCGCCGTCGCCCAGCTGGAACGGGCTCTCAACTCGGAGCGGACGAGGGCCGGCGTCAAAGCTGCCAAGGCAAAAGGCCGGCTACCAGGCAATCCCGGGGTCAGGGAACGTCGGCCGGAGATGCTGGCCAAGATGACGGCTGCTCAGAAGGCGGCCTACGGCGCGCGCATCCAGTCCACTGCCAATCAATGGCTTCCGATCATCCGGCGACTGCGACCGGACCACACCTGGGACGACATCTCGCGCGTCCTCAAGCAACGCGGCTTCGATTGGACCCCGGAGCGCTTGCGGCGTGCGGTAAAATGGATGGTTAACGAAGGCATGGCCGACAAGTCGCTCCTGAGGAAGTCACCGCCTCGACCGCCCGAGGATCGCCTGATGACGCTTGTGGCGGGCATCCATTCCTCCAATCCGGAGCTCACCTTGCGAGAAATCGCAAACCAGCTCGAGCGCCTTCATGAGCGCACGCCGCAGGGTGGTACGAGATGGGCGCCCTCCTCCGTCAAGAATCTTCTCGACCGGGCAAAGCGCAGCGGCCTGCTCGAGGCAGCCTGA
- the scpB gene encoding SMC-Scp complex subunit ScpB → MAEAARKRRGRSDDQRSGDRLFDRELGHLPLEARWREWMHRVEATIFAASEPVSRETLARIVGKSCSIDLLIDDIRAELAGRPYDLVAVAGGWKHLTRPAYADAIRTAIGASERAADLTQSEVLVLMCVAYFQPITRAELSAFFGREISRDLIGNLRGFGFIASGPRAPQPGAPYTYVTTKEFLLHFGFDTLRDLPDIEALEDAGLLSKERLLAGDIMPALSGDAEADVGMNGDE, encoded by the coding sequence ATGGCTGAAGCAGCGCGCAAGAGGCGAGGCCGATCAGATGACCAGCGATCGGGCGACCGTCTGTTTGATCGGGAGCTGGGTCACCTGCCGCTGGAAGCACGCTGGCGCGAATGGATGCATCGGGTCGAAGCAACCATTTTTGCCGCCAGCGAACCCGTCAGCCGCGAGACGCTGGCGCGGATTGTCGGCAAGAGCTGCAGCATCGATCTTCTCATCGACGACATCCGCGCGGAACTCGCCGGCCGGCCCTACGACCTGGTCGCGGTCGCCGGTGGCTGGAAGCACCTGACCCGGCCGGCCTATGCCGATGCCATCCGCACGGCCATCGGCGCCAGCGAGCGTGCGGCCGACCTCACACAGTCCGAGGTGCTGGTGCTGATGTGTGTGGCGTACTTCCAGCCAATCACCCGGGCTGAGCTATCCGCCTTCTTCGGCCGCGAAATTAGCCGCGACCTGATCGGCAATCTCCGCGGCTTCGGCTTCATCGCCTCCGGCCCGCGCGCGCCCCAGCCTGGCGCGCCCTACACCTATGTGACGACCAAAGAGTTCCTGTTGCACTTCGGCTTCGACACGCTCCGCGATCTTCCCGACATTGAGGCGCTCGAGGATGCAGGCCTCCTCAGCAAGGAGAGGCTTCTGGCGGGCGACATCATGCCGGCCCTCTCCGGCGACGCAGAAGCGGATGTCGGCATGAATGGTGATGAATAG